Genomic DNA from Desulfobulbaceae bacterium:
CTTGTAGCTCCATTAATTTCTTTTTTGAAAAACGGAAGGTACAATTCCAGGAAGGAATATTTACTTTATTGTGTTAATATTGTTGTTAATATTATCGCCTTGAATATCGCTGATGGCATAATTATAGTTCATAATCAACTTAAAGAAGAGATCTCTAAATATACACTGCGGAAGGTGAAGGTGCAGGTTGCTCCGCAATTCATAGAGAGAGAACAGGATACCCTGCCTAGAGCAAGATTAGGAAGTAGTAAAACGATCAACTTGCTAACCGTTACTAATTTGGCATTTCCTGAAAAGTATCATGGACTGTTGTTTTTTCTTAATGCCTTGTCACGATTTGCTAGAGATGGCAGTGAAGAAGTAAAAATAAATTTTGATATACTGGGAGATGGTTTTTACTTGTCCAAGCTCAATGATGATATTAAAAAATATTGCACTGATCGATTTACTGTCAAGGCTCATGGCTTTGTAAAGGATGTGCGTTTGTTTTATGAATCGGCGGACATTTTTCTCTACTGCTCGACCTTCGATGGACTCCCCAACGTCTTGTTGGAGGCCATGTATTTTGGACTTCCTATCATGGTAAACTCATATCCAAATTTTAAAGATATACTTAAGAACGGAGAAAATGCACTTTTCTTCGACATCGAAAACTATGACCAATTTGTTTCAGACCTTAATCAACTTATTAACGATCAAAATATTTATGAATCGATGAGTAGTAATAATATCAATAAATCAAGGGAAGATTACTCATGTTTGGCAGTTGCCAAAAAATTACAGAAAATAGTCTCGCTCTATACCAGTATACAATAGGAAGTGCAATATGGGCTTGAAATCTAGCATACTCCTTATGCTTCTTCCATCTTGTTTAAAAATAAAAATTTTAAACAGGATGGGGCATAGCATTGGCACTAACTGCTATATCGGCTTTAGTTTGCTTGATGTGGAGCATCTCAAACTCGCTGATAATAGTTATATCGGGCATGGTAATGTTTTTAATAAAATTAAAAAATTGACCATGGGCCAGGGATCGAGAATTAACCGTTGGAATTATTTTACCAGTAGTAATGCCTTTGATGGTCGACTTACTTTAGGAGATTGTTCGTCCATTTCATTAAGGCATTATTTTGATCTTTGCAGTCCGATTTCCATCGGTAGCAATACAATCGTTGCCGGAATACAATCTGTTTTCTTTACTCATTCCAAAGGGATCGATCCCATTGATTATGTAAAGCCTATAGCAATAGGTGATTGGTGCTATATCGGCTCAAATTGTAATTTTGTACCTGGCGCCAAGGTTGATTCCTACTGTTTTGTTGGCATGGGGTCTGTTCTTACAAAAGATTATTCCGGTATCCAATATGCCATGTTAGCTGGCAACCCCGCTAATATGAAAAAAGCTTTACCCCGTGATGGTAAATATTTTCAGCAGAAATGGATAAAACATCCTCACATGAAATAGAAGGACGCACCTCTATTCCCAAACAGGTCAGACATTGAAGAAAAATATTGAAAGCAACAGGCCGATACGAGTAGCTAACCTAATGGAAGAGGGGCGTTTCAGCGGCCAGCACAACAGGATTGTACAGGTTGCTGCCCACTTGAAGGGGCGGGGTATTGAAACGATCGTCTACTTCCCGCGGCAAGATTCCGAGTTCTTCGAGCAGAGACTCAATGAACACGGCATTAATTATCGTTTGCTGAAACTCAGACGCCCTACATTGGCCCTAAAGGCTTTAATCTTGTATTTTATCTATTTTTTTCCGGATGTTTTTGATCTAGTGAAACGATTGAGAAAAGATGCCATTGATCTGGCCCACTGTAATGGTTCCTGGCAAATCAAGGCCCCCTTGGCCGCCTGGTTGGCGGGAATTAAGGTCTTGTGGCACCTTAATGACACCAAAATGCCTTCAATAGTGAAAGGGGTTTTCAACATACTTTCATCAATGATCGCTGATTTTTTTATATTGGCTAGTCAGCGGGTACAGACATATTACTTGAACAATAACTTGCTCAAGAAGATACCTAGTATGATAATTCAGGCCCCCGTGGACACTCAACGGCTGGATCCAGACAAGCCCCTGGCCACCGACGTGTTTGAACCTGATCAGTGTCTCCGGGTGGTTTTTATCTCCAATATTACCCCGGTCAAAGGGGTTGAGTATTTCATCGAGATGGCGGGCTTGCTTTCCGCCAAGAGGAATGACGTTGCCTTTCACATTGTTGGCCGGTGCTATACAAACCAACAGAAATACGTTGATGGCCTGAAGGAATTGGCAAGTCAACTGCAGGTGAGAAATCTTCATTGGCATGGCTTTCGGTCTGATATAATAAACGTCTTGGGCGCAACCGATGTCTTTGTCTGCTCGTCAGTGTACGAAGCTTCGCCGACTGTTGTTTGGGAGGCAATGTCCATGGCCAGAGCCATCGTATCCACGGATGTTGGCGATATCCCCGTTATTATTGAAAATGGAAAATCAGGATTCGTGGTTCCGACCCGTAATCCTGCTGCCTTGGCTCAAAAAGTTGAAATGCTTATTGGTGATCCGGAATTACGCCATTCCTTTGGGCAGGAAGCACGTCATCGGGCGAAGGCCATGCTGGACGTGTCCATCTGTGCCAAACGTCATGAAGAGGTGTATCGACGGACTTTGTCCGCTTGAAAAGTTCGGTCTAAACTATAATCACGGAGAGTTTAATGGAAAGAAGGAGTAAAACTTGTTTGATCACAGGCGGGCTGGGATTTATCGGCCTGAACGTAACGAAGGATCTTATTCGCCACGGTTGGAACGTAACGCTTTTTGATAACCTCAGCCCTCAGATACATGGTGTATTGCCATCCATCGAGAATGAAGTTTTTAATGCGCCGCAAGTAGAAATTATGCGTGGCGATGTGAGAGATGTCTCCCTGCTGAAGGTTGCTTTGCTCGAGGCAGATGCTGTTATTCACTTGGCGGCTGAAACGGGAACCGCCCAATCCATGTATCAGGTAGCTCATTATAATGCTGTTAATTCGCAGGCTACCGCATCACTTATGGATATTCTTGCCAACGAGCAGCATTCGATCAAGAAAATAGTCTTGGCGTCATCTCGTTCGATATATGGCGAAGGGGCTTACCTCTGCGAGGAGCACGGAATGGTATTCCCTTCGCCTCGCACATTAAAGGAGTTTCAAGCGGGTCAATGGGATCCTCGTTGCCCCCTCTGCCACGGCTCTATTTTTCTAACCCCGACATCGGAGAGTACCCCTCCCAGTCCGGCCTCAATCTACGCAGCAACCAAACTTGCCCAGGAAGATATTGTTCGGATCTCCGGTGCTGCCTTCAACATCGATACTGTTGTGCTGCGTCTTCAGAATGTCTATGGAGCAGGTCAGTCTTTACATAATCCATACACAGGTATTCTTTCCATATTCTCAACGAGGATTCGCCGGGGTATGAATTTGCCGATCTTTGAAGATGGACTGGAAAGCCGTGATTTTGTTCATGTGAATGACGTTGCCCGTGCATTTCGTTTAGCGTTAACGTCAGATGCGGTGAATGGAAGAATTATTAACATTGGCGAAGGAAAACCTACTTCTGTGATGGACATTGCTAATTTGTTAGTTGATAAGCTGGATGGAAAGATTCGCCCCGAGGTAACGGGGCAATACAGGCTTGGTGATATCCGACATTGCTATGCGGATTTAACTCAAGCTTCAACCTTATTGGGATATTCACCTGAAATAAGCATAGACAAAGGACTGGATCAATTCGTGGATTGGGTCTTGTCCCAACCATTACCCGATGACGGCCTAGATAAGGCTAATGAAGAACTGAGAAAGCGCCGGATGATGGAATGAGCTTACGCGAAACTTTGCTGGCAGATTTAGGACGGCAATATTATTTTAGTGAGCAAATCGGAAAAAATCCGACAATGTGGAGGCTTTTTTTTTCTCTATTTTCCCCGCGGTTTGTGCCGGTTATTCTTTATCGA
This window encodes:
- a CDS encoding glycosyltransferase family 4 protein; translation: MKKNIESNRPIRVANLMEEGRFSGQHNRIVQVAAHLKGRGIETIVYFPRQDSEFFEQRLNEHGINYRLLKLRRPTLALKALILYFIYFFPDVFDLVKRLRKDAIDLAHCNGSWQIKAPLAAWLAGIKVLWHLNDTKMPSIVKGVFNILSSMIADFFILASQRVQTYYLNNNLLKKIPSMIIQAPVDTQRLDPDKPLATDVFEPDQCLRVVFISNITPVKGVEYFIEMAGLLSAKRNDVAFHIVGRCYTNQQKYVDGLKELASQLQVRNLHWHGFRSDIINVLGATDVFVCSSVYEASPTVVWEAMSMARAIVSTDVGDIPVIIENGKSGFVVPTRNPAALAQKVEMLIGDPELRHSFGQEARHRAKAMLDVSICAKRHEEVYRRTLSA
- a CDS encoding NAD-dependent epimerase/dehydratase family protein, producing the protein MERRSKTCLITGGLGFIGLNVTKDLIRHGWNVTLFDNLSPQIHGVLPSIENEVFNAPQVEIMRGDVRDVSLLKVALLEADAVIHLAAETGTAQSMYQVAHYNAVNSQATASLMDILANEQHSIKKIVLASSRSIYGEGAYLCEEHGMVFPSPRTLKEFQAGQWDPRCPLCHGSIFLTPTSESTPPSPASIYAATKLAQEDIVRISGAAFNIDTVVLRLQNVYGAGQSLHNPYTGILSIFSTRIRRGMNLPIFEDGLESRDFVHVNDVARAFRLALTSDAVNGRIINIGEGKPTSVMDIANLLVDKLDGKIRPEVTGQYRLGDIRHCYADLTQASTLLGYSPEISIDKGLDQFVDWVLSQPLPDDGLDKANEELRKRRMME
- a CDS encoding glycosyltransferase family 4 protein, giving the protein LVAPLISFLKNGRYNSRKEYLLYCVNIVVNIIALNIADGIIIVHNQLKEEISKYTLRKVKVQVAPQFIEREQDTLPRARLGSSKTINLLTVTNLAFPEKYHGLLFFLNALSRFARDGSEEVKINFDILGDGFYLSKLNDDIKKYCTDRFTVKAHGFVKDVRLFYESADIFLYCSTFDGLPNVLLEAMYFGLPIMVNSYPNFKDILKNGENALFFDIENYDQFVSDLNQLINDQNIYESMSSNNINKSREDYSCLAVAKKLQKIVSLYTSIQ